One stretch of Bacteroidia bacterium DNA includes these proteins:
- the rfaD gene encoding ADP-glyceromanno-heptose 6-epimerase: MIIVTGAAGFIGSALIAKLNENRYFDIVAVDDFASHSRHNLEGKQISKFVERDRFLDWATENEKRLQFIFHMGARTDTTEFDEDLFQRLNVDYSKSIWNFCVEYGLPLVYASSAATYGAGEKGYADDHALIPELVPMNPYGVSKNEFDKWALTQEKQPYYWTGLKFFNVYGPNEYHKERMASVVFHAYNQVREQGKIRLFRSHRADFKDGMQLRDFIYVKDVVDVCYWLMHHRKPENSGICNLGTGKAESFLALAHAVFAAMDKKPEIEFIDIPEDIRERYQYFTEAKMEKLRSIGYKKPFIPVAEGVREYIRNYLINGKRW; the protein is encoded by the coding sequence TTGATCATCGTTACAGGAGCAGCAGGATTTATTGGAAGTGCCCTGATTGCCAAACTGAATGAGAACCGCTACTTCGATATTGTTGCAGTAGACGATTTTGCCAGCCACAGCCGCCACAATCTGGAAGGAAAGCAGATTTCCAAATTCGTGGAGCGCGATAGATTCCTGGACTGGGCCACCGAAAACGAAAAGCGCCTGCAGTTCATCTTCCACATGGGTGCCCGCACGGATACCACCGAATTTGATGAAGACCTCTTCCAGCGGCTGAATGTGGATTATTCCAAAAGCATCTGGAATTTTTGTGTAGAATACGGGCTTCCACTGGTTTACGCATCTTCGGCTGCAACCTATGGTGCCGGTGAAAAAGGCTACGCTGATGACCATGCCTTAATCCCGGAACTGGTGCCCATGAATCCATACGGAGTTTCCAAAAATGAATTTGACAAATGGGCATTGACGCAGGAAAAGCAGCCCTACTACTGGACGGGCCTGAAATTTTTTAATGTATACGGTCCGAATGAATATCACAAAGAACGAATGGCCTCCGTGGTATTTCACGCATATAATCAGGTACGTGAGCAAGGCAAAATCAGGCTGTTCCGCTCCCACCGTGCAGACTTCAAGGATGGCATGCAACTGCGTGACTTTATCTATGTAAAAGATGTGGTGGACGTCTGTTACTGGCTGATGCACCACCGCAAACCGGAAAACTCAGGCATCTGCAACCTGGGGACCGGCAAAGCAGAATCCTTCCTGGCACTGGCTCATGCAGTATTCGCTGCGATGGATAAAAAACCTGAAATTGAATTCATTGATATTCCTGAGGATATCCGGGAGCGCTACCAGTATTTTACTGAAGCTAAAATGGAAAAGCTAAGAAGCATTGGCTATAAAAAACCTTTCATACCTGTGGCTGAAGGCGTCCGGGAGTATATCAGGAATTATTTGATTAATGGAAAGAGATGGTAA